A DNA window from Gammaproteobacteria bacterium contains the following coding sequences:
- a CDS encoding type II toxin-antitoxin system RelE/ParE family toxin, with the protein MKDKELLQQVRTIIEQIELADSLHGVKHLRPLEGTSRYYRIRVRDYRVGIIMEQGTVTFVRCLHRKEIYRYFP; encoded by the coding sequence ATAAAGGATAAGGAACTGCTGCAGCAAGTACGTACGATCATTGAACAAATTGAACTGGCTGATAGTCTTCACGGTGTTAAGCACCTAAGACCTCTTGAAGGGACCTCTCGCTACTATCGGATAAGGGTCAGGGATTATCGAGTGGGCATAATAATGGAGCAGGGTACCGTTACTTTTGTAAGATGTCTGCATCGCAAAGAAATCTATAGATATTTCCCATAA
- a CDS encoding acetyl-CoA carboxylase carboxyltransferase subunit alpha, which translates to MNLNFLDFEQPIAELEDKIEELRYVCDDNEINVSEEIARLEAKSRDLTETIFSKLTPWQVAQLARHPQRPGMMKYVERIFSDFEELHGDRCFADDAAVIGGVARLDNRSASVMVIGTQKGYDTKEKIRRNFGMPRPEGYRKALRLMQLAERFRMPVLTFIDTPGAYPGVDAEERGQSEAIARNLFAMSRLKTPIICTVIGEGGSGGALAIGVGDRVLMLEYSIYSVISPEGCASILWKSADYASQAAEAMGVTSAQIQELGLIDQIVKEPLGGAHRDVDTMAARLKEAVTDHLDHLTHVPLDKLLEERYERLMRFGVYQD; encoded by the coding sequence ATGAACCTCAACTTCCTCGATTTCGAACAACCCATCGCCGAGCTTGAAGACAAGATCGAAGAGCTGCGTTATGTCTGCGATGACAACGAGATCAACGTCAGCGAAGAGATCGCCCGCCTCGAGGCCAAGAGCCGGGACCTGACCGAAACGATCTTTTCCAAGCTGACGCCCTGGCAGGTCGCCCAACTCGCCCGTCACCCGCAGCGCCCCGGCATGATGAAATACGTGGAGCGGATCTTCAGCGATTTTGAGGAGCTGCATGGCGACCGCTGCTTTGCCGATGACGCCGCGGTGATCGGCGGCGTCGCGCGTCTCGACAACCGTTCCGCTTCAGTGATGGTCATAGGCACACAAAAAGGTTACGACACCAAGGAAAAAATCCGCCGCAACTTCGGTATGCCGCGTCCCGAAGGCTATCGCAAGGCCTTGCGCCTCATGCAGCTTGCGGAGCGCTTCAGGATGCCCGTGCTCACCTTTATCGACACCCCCGGCGCCTATCCCGGCGTGGATGCGGAAGAACGCGGCCAGAGCGAGGCCATTGCGCGCAACCTGTTTGCGATGTCGCGCCTCAAGACGCCTATCATCTGCACGGTGATCGGCGAAGGCGGTTCCGGCGGCGCACTGGCCATCGGAGTAGGCGATCGTGTCCTGATGCTCGAATACAGCATCTACTCGGTCATCTCCCCCGAGGGATGCGCCTCGATCTTATGGAAGAGCGCCGACTACGCCTCCCAGGCAGCCGAAGCGATGGGAGTCACCTCCGCGCAAATCCAAGAACTGGGTCTGATAGATCAGATCGTCAAGGAACCCCTGGGCGGCGCACACCGTGACGTGGACACCATGGCGGCGCGCCTCAAGGAGGCCGTCACAGACCATCTCGATCATCTCACCCATGTCCCGCTGGACAAGCTGCTGGAAGAGCGTTACGAGCGGCTGATGCGTTTCGGAGTGTATCAGGATTAA